A stretch of DNA from Desulfovibrio gilichinskyi:
AAACGGATTCACCCAGCATGCCGCTAAACTCAAATTCAACCCGCCATTCTTCGTATCCGTCCTTTGCGGGTTTAAAATCTTCAGGATATCCACCTACAAACTTTGCCGCTGAAACCGGAAGCCCGAAACGGTTGCCATCAATAAATTTAGCCAAAGCACAAACAATGGCGGCAACTTCACGGGCCGCATTCTTCACTCTGAAATGTATAAGAGGATAGACAACCCAACGCATATTAATTTCAAGCTGGCCTGTGCCGGGGTCAGAGTCGCTAGGTTCAATCTCTGAAAGTTCAAGAGCCAGTGCAGGGGCAACAACCTTTCCAGTTTCACAGCGATAATCACCAACTGTGCATTTTGGAAAAGCTTCTTTAAGCTTTTGGACAATTGCTTCGTGTGCATCAACTATGTTTATTTCTTTGATTCCCATCTAATTTCCCGTTCAAAAAATGTGTAAAATTTATTTTCAAAAGCCTTAAGAACATCAGCTTGAATGACATACTCCATAATCCGATCAATGCTTTCATACTGAGGAACAATGGGATATTGCGGAAAACTGCTATCTGAAAATCCAAGTTGCAATCGGCTAATCCTGCCGTAAGCTTCGCTTTCATGAAAAACCTTTTCTACATAAAGCCTTTTGGGAACGCGCCTATAAACACCACTTCTCCCATCACTTTTACGATTTGCAATAAAAGCGTGATTCCTATGAACTCCACCAGCTGTTACCCCGCTTCCGTCCTGTTTTGGATTCATCTCACGCAATGGAACAGGCATTTGCCCGAACCAAATACTTCCGGTTTTTTTCTTCTTTCCCCATACAGAGACATTAATTCGTTTTTTAAGAATATTTTGTTTTATACCTGTAAGTTGAGAAACACTGCGAAGTGCTACAACTCTTAAATGTCGTGCTGTTTTGGCTATGGCTCTTTTACATGCAATATCAATCTGCTTTTCAGTTGCGGCAAAATCAGCGGCAATCATATCCAACTTATTTGCATCTACCCTTATGTGATTATTCGACATTGAAAGCCTCTTTACTGAGCCAAAGAGAGTTCAAGTTTTCCAAGTCCGGAACCGTCGGGCAAAAACCTTAAAACATCGTAGGTTTTACCTTCCAAAATCACGGAATCGCCCCGTTCAAGATCGGTTCCGTCAACTTCTTTGCATGTTAGTACTGGCTCATCAGGATTAAAGATCATTGCGCGCCCTAATACGGCTTCATCCATGTCAGTATCTTTATATGCTTTGAATGGTTCTTCCCGCCCGAAAATAGTCACTTCAACAGCATCAAGACCTATAAAAAAGATATCTAAATCATCATGAATATCCATTACTCACCTGTGCCTGCTTGAAATTCGTAGCACTCAATAGTGCTTTTAAGCCCTTTGATATAAGCCTTGTTTTCAACTGTATTTTCCATGATGCGGTTTATGTTTTCCTTTGATCCGATATGCAATTCTTCAAGTAACGGTTTAAGTTCCGGTTCTTCAGGGGCAGGACATTTTTCATATTTTGCTACGACTTCAACCCGACGGACTTCATCAATTTTACTGACTCGCTTGTGAGTGCAAGCCGAGAGTATTGTTAATAAACTCAGTAGCAAGGCGACTGTCTTCATTGCTGATAACTCCTGTTGAATTGGTCACGGGATAATTGCGGGCAGAATTTAAAAGCTTCAAAGCTTTGGTCCTTTGAACACGAAACCACTTTGCCGAGTTTTGAACCTTTGCAAGTTGCCCCTGTAAACTTTGAACCACCCGCGTGGACTGACTGCGACTTTGTTTAAGCAAGGTGATTTCCGTTTGCCCTGTTCTTATTTCCAATTTGTAACCGGCTATGTCCGCATTAAGTTCAGCGTTCGCTTTTTCAAGCTTTGCAATGTCGGTGTTAAGGGATGAAATCCACATAGCCACACCCGCAATCGCAACGGTCAGAATAAGGGCAACGACAAGCCCGATTACGAGCTTGCCTTTGCCACCGCTGAAGAAACCTAAAATCAACGATACGGGAATCATGACTTCAGCTCCCAAAGCTTTTCTCTGAATATATCCATGTCTATGTTGGGACACGTCTTGTGGTCATCCAGTTCGTAATGGCCATAAACGGCATCAGGGTCTAAATTGAAATGTCGCAAAAGCTCCTGCACTTTCTGACAAGCCGCATCCATCTGAGCATTGGTGAAAGAATCCGTCCCGATAAGGCAAAGTCCGACTGAGCGGCTATTATGTCCTTTGCAATGCGCTCCCACCACATCAAGCGGACGGCCTGATTCAAGTATGCCGTCTTCGGCAGGATTATATTCTGCGCGGCTTGTGCGGTGGCCGTTCAGGAACACCCCATGATACCCGATCCCGCTCCACCCTCTCTCCAGATGCCACTGGTTGATTACTGCCGCGTCCCCCCAAGTTGAATCCGAGCAATGGATCACTACCATGTCCACTAGACGTTCCATAACGACTCCTGTTTTGAATCGGATCAAATTCGTCTCTGAATGACTTAATCCGGTCTGTCAGTTGGCGCGGAATGACATGCACATCCATTTCCGCAAGGTGAACTGAAACACTTAAAAATTCATTTGAAGCTAAATACATAACCAGAAATTCACGGATATAAGCAAAGACAGAAGGCAAGGATTCATCAAGGGTGATATCAAGCATATTCGCCATGATGATTGCCACGGCATAAACGAAAAACTTGCTTAATCCGTGTCTGAATTTCACACTGCTGTATGAACCATTTTGCAAGGCTCTAAAAAGCCCAAGCACAAAATCAGACAGATAAAGAATCGCTAAAGCCAGAAGAGCTTTATCGAACCCGCCGAACAGCCATGAGGCCGCAGTGCAACAACTGGCTAGGCAGGCTTTGATTGTGATATTGTCGAAAAGTTGATTCATATCTGTCTCGAATTCTTCTTTCAGGTCCGAACCGGATAAGCCCGAATCCGGACCTGAATTCATAATTAAGCGTTAAGCTTTACTCTTACGGTTGCATCTTCAGCCACAGCTGAAACAAAGGCCACGCCCGCTTTCGTATTTCCACCTTCTGTCGCTGTGATGCTCTTTCCCGGTGTTAAATAAACCTGTGCGCCCTGCTCAATTGCCGCCGCAGTTTTGGGAAGTTCCCAAACTTCCTCGGTTGCAAGTTCGCCTGTTGCTCCATTGGGAATATCAATCAGAGCCACGCCCACCAGAGCGCCTACAACAACGGCTGAACCGGACAGAACATCTGCTCCGGTTGAGTTCGTCCACGTCATGGTTTTACCAATCTGAATGTAATTACCTGCCATGATAGTTCTCCTTATTTGCCGGGGTTCTTCTGGAATCCGCGGTGATCCATAAGCCCTGCACCAGCTTCGAGACGAACCTTGATTTTAAGGCCGTCTGAATCAAAATCAGGTTCTTCATCAACAAATGGGGATTCAATGCCGTCAAGGAATGCAACTTCGATGGTATCCACCTGTGCGGGATCGCCGATCAGGTAAAAAGCATCGGGGTCGACATCATCAAGGCGTGGTTCGGAAATTGGTTCAAGTTTTCCGGCCCAAGGATTGTGAACACCGGAAGACATGTTTGCATCCGGCAGAGCCGCAGAACGGATAAGCACCTCAGCTTCGGTTTCCTGTGCGACTGGAGTCAGCAGAAAACGAGGACGCAAATCAAGACGCGCACCATTCGGCCCTTTCTGCATACGCATACCCTTACGGCCAGCATTTAAAGTGGCCGCAGAGACACGCCCTTTAACAGTGTCTTCAAGGTTATTGTGCTTGGCATGGAACAGGTTGTAATTATCGCTCATTTTAGGATTAGAAAGCAGCAAACCATAAACAATATCTGCAACCTTGCGGGCCGAAGCATTACCGAACAATTGCGGAATACGGGTAAAGACTCGCAAATCATCATTAACCATCATTTCACGAGTCAAGCGCACGTTTTTGCCGTAACGGGCAATACGGTAGCTTTCCATGGAATCGCTGAACGAACCTGTTTTGTATTCACCATGTTCGTTGATAAGTTCCAGATCAGGAGCTTCGGAAAGGCTTACGCCGTGTATCTCTTTAAAATCAGTAGCGGGAATTATGTTTACCCAAGGCCGCCACGTTGCCGGAGCTTCGGCATATGCTTTGAGCAACACTTTATTAGTTATTGCCGCAAATATTGACGGAAAATCGCTAGTGGAAGCTCCGAATTGCTGAGGCCTAAGTACTTGTGAAGCAAGCTTTGCCTGTGACATTCCACGAGTTGAAACACCGCTTCTTTCAAGGATATCCCTTGCAAGATCAGTAAGACGCATAACTCTGAAATCTTCATAGCCCGGTGCGGGTTTTTCTTCCCTTATGCCAGCACGGAAAAGCATTCCGGACACAGCCGCATCATGCAATTTTTCACCTTCAGTACGTCCGGCAAGAATATGCCCTGCCGGAGCAAGCGGCTGGTGCTGGGAACTCAGTTCCGCCAAAATCAACTTATTCAAATCACTTGTCCCTTTTCCGCCATCAACCAGCTTTTTACGGAAATTCGCAGACAGTCCGAACATTCCAACTTGCTCATCAATAAAATTAATGCGCTGGCGTTCCGCAAGGGCTACTTGCTGTTCATTAACCTGCAATGGTTGCGGCTGTTCACTTTGGTTAGCCAGAGCTTGCGGGGTTGGAATTACTGGTTCTACTTTCGAAGCAACAACCCCGCTCATCCATGCAGGTGCATCTTCAAGGTTATTCAGGGCTTCATAATTAAGCCCCATTTCTTTTAATAGAGTGCGGGCAGAGTCCTCAGTGACATTTTCAAGGCCATTAGCCCGCAGGAAAAGTTTCAACCATTTTTTCATGACTGATTCCTCCGGTTTAGGTTTTGGCCGTTCATTCATCGCCACGGCCTCGGTAGCTCCATCCGCGCCAAGAACGCAGAAGGAAGTTTCACGCACAAACGACTTGCGCCACACGTATAAAGGTCCGGCAAGCTCCTCACCGTTAACAATAACGGTTGCGCCTGCTTTCACTTCTTCAACAGCTTCGGGCCATACTCCAATGGATGCCTGCCACGGGAATTTTTGATCAGAAAGTTTAATAACTTCCTTGGCATCGTCCGTATCCAAAAAGAATCCTTCCAGCACCAAGCCGCATTCTTCCACGCTGATTGAATCCGCAATGCCGATCTTTTTGTCAGAATCGTGTTCTTCTAAAATGGGAATGCGGTTTTCTGTACGGATGCCGGAAAGCTCAATTACAAAACTACCCATGAACCGCTGAACAACTGATCCGGTGTAACCGACAATGTGAAAACGGCGCGGCTTGCCTTCTTCCTGTTCTGAGAGGTTCAGACCAGCCGTTAATTGCAGTGGCGCATTTTCATTTTCCGCAAGGTTTAAGGGGAAAAACTTATTCACTTTTAGTCTCCGTTAAACCCCGTTTCTTGAGGTCGTCATTTTCACGGGCCAACTGTTCAACCACTTCGTCATAGTCTTCGCCCCGCTCCGCACAGATTTTACGGCGGGTAGTACAGCCCATATTGAGCAATGACTCTGCGGACTTCGCATCCTTAACAGGATCAACCCAAGACCAGCCGGGGAACTGACAGCTTGCCGGAACACTAGGGCCAGTCAGTAAAGGTTCAAGCCCGCCCAGCCAGAGCATGCGGCAGAACATTTTCCATGTTGGCATTATGGCCTTGCGGCCCATAAGATTTTGCTGAACACGATAACCGCGCCGTTCTTCCAGAGTGGCGGAACGGGCGGACGCAAAGGAGGCATCTGAATAATCGTTTGAAAAAGCTTCGTAAGACATGCCGAAGCCTGTAGAACTGCCGCGCAAACTTGTTTTTACATACGGTTCATAAGTCGGGCCGGGGTGCGTGAACTGGGCTTCATGAACCTTAGTTCCTTGCGGCAAGGTCACAATCTGCCCCGGTTCAACGTAATCTGGAATGTACCCTTCCACGCCCTCGGCCTGATTCATCATTTCGCCGCCTAGCGGATTCATCATTTCCGCATAAGGAGTTTCAACAAAGAATCCGAAAGCCGCCATAAGCCGTGCAACAATACGGTGCGAGTCCTGAAATTCGCTGAAATCGCGCATTTCCATAACCACCGGAGCCATCCAAGAAATGCCACGGTTCTGACTGGAGCGGACAGGCCGAAAAATATGACGCACCCACTGAGCAGAAACACGAATAGATTCACGGCTCAACAAGCGGCGCATATCACCGGGGTGTTCGCTGTATAAATGGTAAGCAACAGGATGCCCTTTGCGATTGAACTCAACGCCACGCATGGCGTAACCGCCACCCGCTAAAGGCCCATCAACGGAGCTGTCCAGATAGTCGCACTCCAAAAGTTCAACGCCCAAAGGAGCAAGCCCATGCTTCATAAGGTCAGGATCAGGATAGAAACGGAGAAGGCATTCACCGTCCTGCCAAAGGTGATTCATAATAAGCCGTTGCTTATCTTCAAAACCGACTTCATCCGCTTCCGCCCAGTCTTTCCAGTGCTGTTCAATTTTGCGGTTAAAGGTGTGGTCAAGATCACCATCCGCATTAAGCTGTGCGGCCTGCGGTTTGATTCCGGTATAGATAACGTTGTTTGCTATGCGTTCCAGCGCACCGGAAACATGGGCCGAGTTACGCACCAGATCACGAGCACGAGCCACAATTAAGGCATGTTCATTTCGTGAAAGAGTATCGGCACTACGGCTGGTAGGTCGCCAACTGGAATTAGGCCCACGACGGGATGCCGCAGAGTAAGCGGAAAGAGTTGCACGGCTACGGCACCAGCTTGCCGCAGCATCGGGCGAAATTGCACCGACACACTGAGCAACAAAGGAAGTCCAGCCATCATAGACGTTCATCTACGCCCCCGAAACGAAGCACGGGCAATAAACC
This window harbors:
- a CDS encoding phage portal protein, translating into MNVYDGWTSFVAQCVGAISPDAAASWCRSRATLSAYSAASRRGPNSSWRPTSRSADTLSRNEHALIVARARDLVRNSAHVSGALERIANNVIYTGIKPQAAQLNADGDLDHTFNRKIEQHWKDWAEADEVGFEDKQRLIMNHLWQDGECLLRFYPDPDLMKHGLAPLGVELLECDYLDSSVDGPLAGGGYAMRGVEFNRKGHPVAYHLYSEHPGDMRRLLSRESIRVSAQWVRHIFRPVRSSQNRGISWMAPVVMEMRDFSEFQDSHRIVARLMAAFGFFVETPYAEMMNPLGGEMMNQAEGVEGYIPDYVEPGQIVTLPQGTKVHEAQFTHPGPTYEPYVKTSLRGSSTGFGMSYEAFSNDYSDASFASARSATLEERRGYRVQQNLMGRKAIMPTWKMFCRMLWLGGLEPLLTGPSVPASCQFPGWSWVDPVKDAKSAESLLNMGCTTRRKICAERGEDYDEVVEQLARENDDLKKRGLTETKSE
- a CDS encoding N-acetylmuramoyl-L-alanine amidase; its protein translation is MNQWHLERGWSGIGYHGVFLNGHRTSRAEYNPAEDGILESGRPLDVVGAHCKGHNSRSVGLCLIGTDSFTNAQMDAACQKVQELLRHFNLDPDAVYGHYELDDHKTCPNIDMDIFREKLWELKS
- a CDS encoding head-tail joining protein; translated protein: MDIHDDLDIFFIGLDAVEVTIFGREEPFKAYKDTDMDEAVLGRAMIFNPDEPVLTCKEVDGTDLERGDSVILEGKTYDVLRFLPDGSGLGKLELSLAQ
- a CDS encoding Mu-like prophage major head subunit gpT family protein — protein: MNKFFPLNLAENENAPLQLTAGLNLSEQEEGKPRRFHIVGYTGSVVQRFMGSFVIELSGIRTENRIPILEEHDSDKKIGIADSISVEECGLVLEGFFLDTDDAKEVIKLSDQKFPWQASIGVWPEAVEEVKAGATVIVNGEELAGPLYVWRKSFVRETSFCVLGADGATEAVAMNERPKPKPEESVMKKWLKLFLRANGLENVTEDSARTLLKEMGLNYEALNNLEDAPAWMSGVVASKVEPVIPTPQALANQSEQPQPLQVNEQQVALAERQRINFIDEQVGMFGLSANFRKKLVDGGKGTSDLNKLILAELSSQHQPLAPAGHILAGRTEGEKLHDAAVSGMLFRAGIREEKPAPGYEDFRVMRLTDLARDILERSGVSTRGMSQAKLASQVLRPQQFGASTSDFPSIFAAITNKVLLKAYAEAPATWRPWVNIIPATDFKEIHGVSLSEAPDLELINEHGEYKTGSFSDSMESYRIARYGKNVRLTREMMVNDDLRVFTRIPQLFGNASARKVADIVYGLLLSNPKMSDNYNLFHAKHNNLEDTVKGRVSAATLNAGRKGMRMQKGPNGARLDLRPRFLLTPVAQETEAEVLIRSAALPDANMSSGVHNPWAGKLEPISEPRLDDVDPDAFYLIGDPAQVDTIEVAFLDGIESPFVDEEPDFDSDGLKIKVRLEAGAGLMDHRGFQKNPGK
- a CDS encoding phage holin family protein; translation: MNSGPDSGLSGSDLKEEFETDMNQLFDNITIKACLASCCTAASWLFGGFDKALLALAILYLSDFVLGLFRALQNGSYSSVKFRHGLSKFFVYAVAIIMANMLDITLDESLPSVFAYIREFLVMYLASNEFLSVSVHLAEMDVHVIPRQLTDRIKSFRDEFDPIQNRSRYGTSSGHGSDPLLGFNLGGRGSNQPVASGERVERDRVSWGVPERPPHKPRRI
- a CDS encoding DUF2190 family protein, with translation MAGNYIQIGKTMTWTNSTGADVLSGSAVVVGALVGVALIDIPNGATGELATEEVWELPKTAAAIEQGAQVYLTPGKSITATEGGNTKAGVAFVSAVAEDATVRVKLNA